A region of Lichenibacterium dinghuense DNA encodes the following proteins:
- a CDS encoding DnaJ domain-containing protein: MIPLVAGVVLFWMGSLLVREFLRASPAAVARRMKQGGGAVLVVFALLMLVRGQVGLALGFGGLGFWLMTGRRASVWGAARAVRGAPRPGRTKRGRVSRVRSATIEMELDHVSGVMSGIVLAGPFEGAPLAQLDRDSLASLHDFCLSADVEGARLLEAYFDRRFPGWRGASQDKADAGRGGANAGAGPGARRGMRSGAMSEDEAYQLLGLAKGASREEVARAHRSVMKKAHPDHGGSTDLAARVNEAKDVLMRRHQ; the protein is encoded by the coding sequence ATGATCCCTCTCGTCGCGGGCGTTGTGCTGTTCTGGATGGGATCTCTGCTGGTGCGCGAGTTCCTGCGCGCCAGCCCGGCCGCCGTGGCGCGCCGCATGAAGCAGGGCGGTGGCGCGGTGCTGGTCGTCTTCGCGCTGCTGATGCTCGTGCGCGGGCAGGTCGGCCTCGCGCTCGGCTTCGGCGGCCTCGGCTTCTGGCTGATGACGGGCCGCCGGGCGTCCGTGTGGGGCGCCGCCCGCGCGGTCCGCGGCGCCCCGCGCCCCGGCCGGACCAAGCGGGGGCGGGTGTCCCGCGTGCGCTCCGCCACCATCGAGATGGAGCTCGACCATGTCAGCGGCGTGATGAGCGGCATCGTGCTCGCCGGGCCGTTCGAGGGCGCGCCGCTGGCGCAGCTCGACCGCGACAGCCTGGCCTCGCTGCACGACTTCTGCCTGTCGGCTGACGTCGAGGGCGCGCGCCTCCTAGAGGCTTATTTCGACCGCCGCTTCCCCGGTTGGCGTGGAGCATCGCAGGACAAGGCCGACGCGGGGCGCGGTGGCGCGAACGCGGGCGCGGGCCCGGGCGCGCGCCGCGGCATGCGCTCGGGCGCGATGTCGGAGGACGAGGCCTACCAGCTTCTCGGCCTCGCGAAGGGCGCGAGCCGGGAGGAGGTCGCGCGCGCGCACCGGAGCGTGATGAAGAAGGCCCATCCCGACCACGGCGGCTCCACCGATCTGGCGGCCCGGGTGAACGAAGCCAAAGACGTCCTGATGCGACGACATCAGTGA
- a CDS encoding VWA domain-containing protein encodes MPPFDDRRAINRSASPSSSVDAFDGSRRAPAPHAAGTRGRLIFALDATMSRQPTWDAAIALQGRMFDITAKLGGLDVQLVYFRGLRECKASAFVSGGAGLDRLMSRIRVEGGNTQIGRVLAHARDEARRARTGALVFVGDAVEERVDPLCSTAGELALLGLKCFMFHEGHDRAAERAFREIARVTGGAYAAFDSSAPAKLGSLLAAAAAYAAGGTLALEGQNTAADREAARLLLSQIR; translated from the coding sequence GTGCCGCCGTTCGACGATCGCCGCGCGATCAACCGTTCCGCCTCGCCGAGCTCATCCGTCGACGCCTTCGACGGGTCGCGCCGCGCTCCCGCCCCCCACGCAGCCGGTACGCGCGGCCGGCTGATCTTCGCGCTCGACGCCACGATGAGCCGGCAGCCCACCTGGGACGCCGCCATCGCGCTGCAGGGCCGCATGTTCGACATCACCGCCAAGCTCGGCGGCCTCGACGTGCAGCTCGTGTATTTTCGGGGCCTGCGCGAGTGCAAGGCCTCGGCCTTCGTGTCGGGCGGCGCGGGGCTCGATCGGCTGATGAGCCGCATCCGCGTCGAGGGCGGCAACACGCAGATCGGCCGCGTGCTGGCCCACGCGAGGGACGAGGCGCGCCGGGCGCGCACCGGCGCCCTTGTCTTCGTCGGCGACGCCGTCGAGGAGCGCGTGGACCCGCTCTGCTCCACCGCCGGCGAGTTGGCCCTGCTGGGCCTCAAGTGTTTCATGTTCCACGAGGGGCACGACCGGGCGGCCGAGCGCGCGTTCCGCGAGATCGCCCGCGTGACCGGCGGCGCTTACGCGGCCTTCGACTCCTCCGCGCCGGCGAAGCTCGGCAGCCTGCTCGCCGCCGCGGCCGCCTACGCGGCGGGCGGCACGCTGGCCCTGGAAGGGCAGAACACGGCCGCCGATCGCGAGGCGGCCCGCCTGCTCCTGTCACAGATCCGCTGA
- a CDS encoding D-alanyl-D-alanine carboxypeptidase, with protein MVLRGVEKRIVGRVAPAAVALAVLAAGGAAEARGRHSFHRYAHTPHVAHAARTALGGGAPNFSAIVIDANSGRELYGVNEDAPRHPASITKVMTLYLLFEQLEKGRISLDTPLQVSAHAAGQSPTKLGVPAGSTVPVEIAIKAIVTRSANDMAVTVAENLAGDELTFARLMTDKAHALGMRHTFYHNASGLPDMRQITTARDLTILGRAIHDRFPRYYRYFSTPSFVYRGETIGTHNHLMARMQGMDGIKTGYTNASGFNLLSSVQRGGRHVVAVVMGGKSAASRDNVMEGLLESHFEEAQAGPATRVADAGSPVEEAADTPRRAVPAPEPVERAAPEPPRRPIAQVADGDDDAAENASEDDAAPVPPRPVPRGPSLIAPEMAVPTPERAPDRMRLARNLADRARPAFIAGAPKGADANHPAADGSTNRRTVVASSTGAAIATATPSSLRWVTGPQPVRLGPAAPDAKVAAAGRAGAISFNASPDDRTDTTPAARPAANKGEVMIQVGATADAGSAEDLLSRARNEGRSALASAKPFTEKVQKGDSTLYRARFAGLEPAEAEAACRTLKRSGFACFATRD; from the coding sequence ATGGTGTTGCGTGGCGTCGAGAAGCGGATCGTGGGGCGCGTCGCCCCGGCCGCCGTGGCCCTGGCGGTGCTGGCCGCCGGCGGCGCGGCCGAAGCCCGCGGGCGCCACAGCTTCCACCGCTACGCCCACACGCCCCATGTCGCGCATGCGGCCCGCACGGCGCTGGGCGGGGGGGCGCCGAACTTCTCCGCCATCGTGATCGACGCCAATTCCGGCCGCGAACTCTACGGCGTCAACGAGGACGCGCCGCGCCATCCCGCCTCGATCACCAAGGTGATGACGCTCTACCTGCTGTTCGAACAGCTCGAGAAGGGCCGGATCAGCCTCGACACGCCCCTGCAGGTGTCGGCCCACGCGGCCGGCCAGTCCCCCACCAAGCTCGGGGTGCCGGCCGGCTCCACCGTGCCGGTCGAGATCGCCATCAAGGCCATCGTGACGCGCTCGGCCAACGACATGGCCGTGACGGTGGCCGAGAACCTCGCCGGCGACGAGCTGACCTTCGCCCGGCTGATGACCGACAAGGCCCACGCGCTGGGCATGAGGCACACCTTCTACCACAACGCGTCGGGCCTGCCCGACATGCGGCAGATCACGACGGCGCGCGACCTCACGATCCTCGGCCGCGCGATCCACGACCGTTTCCCGCGCTACTACCGCTATTTCTCGACCCCCTCCTTCGTGTACCGCGGCGAGACGATCGGCACACACAACCACCTCATGGCCCGCATGCAGGGCATGGACGGCATCAAGACCGGCTACACCAACGCGTCGGGCTTCAACCTCCTGTCCTCCGTGCAGCGCGGCGGCCGGCACGTCGTGGCCGTGGTGATGGGGGGCAAGTCGGCGGCGAGCCGCGACAACGTCATGGAGGGGCTGCTCGAATCCCACTTCGAGGAGGCGCAGGCCGGCCCGGCCACCCGCGTCGCCGACGCCGGCAGCCCGGTCGAGGAGGCGGCCGACACGCCGCGCCGCGCCGTTCCCGCGCCGGAGCCGGTCGAACGCGCCGCGCCCGAGCCGCCCCGCCGGCCGATCGCCCAGGTGGCGGACGGCGACGACGACGCGGCCGAGAACGCGTCGGAGGACGACGCGGCGCCTGTGCCGCCCCGCCCCGTGCCGCGCGGCCCGAGCCTGATCGCCCCCGAGATGGCGGTGCCGACGCCGGAGCGCGCCCCCGACAGGATGCGCCTGGCCCGCAACCTCGCGGACCGCGCCCGGCCGGCCTTCATCGCCGGCGCCCCGAAGGGGGCCGACGCGAACCACCCCGCGGCCGACGGCTCGACCAACCGCCGCACCGTGGTGGCCTCGTCGACCGGCGCCGCCATCGCCACCGCGACGCCGTCGAGCCTGCGGTGGGTGACGGGCCCGCAGCCGGTGCGCCTCGGCCCCGCGGCGCCGGACGCCAAGGTGGCCGCGGCCGGCAGGGCGGGGGCGATCTCGTTCAACGCCTCGCCGGACGACCGCACCGACACGACGCCGGCCGCCCGCCCGGCGGCCAACAAGGGCGAGGTGATGATCCAGGTCGGCGCCACCGCGGACGCCGGCTCGGCCGAGGACCTCCTCAGCCGGGCGCGCAACGAGGGACGGTCGGCCCTGGCCTCGGCCAAGCCCTTCACCGAGAAGGTCCAGAAGGGGGATTCGACGCTCTACCGCGCGCGCTTCGCGGGGCTGGAGCCGGCCGAGGCGGAGGCGGCCTGCCGGACGCTGAAGCGCTCGGGCTTCGCCTGCTTCGCCACGCGCGACTGA